In Oncorhynchus clarkii lewisi isolate Uvic-CL-2024 chromosome 2, UVic_Ocla_1.0, whole genome shotgun sequence, one DNA window encodes the following:
- the LOC139424570 gene encoding hemojuvelin-like yields the protein MGTLALCSHYSQLSWKRSIIVALLLFHLCCLQVWASCRILRCNSDFVAVTLDLGGSGGGGGGSREGGNAGYCSALRSYAMCTRRMARACRGDLAYHSAVQGIEDLLIQHSCPRTGPTAQPRPLPQAPISGDACIYEKGYLQREGRTPDYLHCGVFGDPHVRTFRDEFQTCAVQGAWPLIDNEYLYVQATSAPMRGGAYATALTTITIIFKNWRQCIEQQIYQAELDNVPAAFVDGSVTSGERQGQYSLSVHSDLPGHQAEIRAAHIGTTLVVRQSGRSLGLSVRSPRAIAEAFTPEQDLQLCVYGCPPSQRLETLPSPSSSSSLSSSSSSSQLSAAAHAHCAALLPARDIYYQACLFDLLATGDLNSSTAAVVALEDARGMISDPNKVHLLLVGKADRSSPCLPLILGVAVLSERLVALWTGKCL from the exons ATGGGGACACTGGCCCTCTGCAGCCACTACTCACAGCTGTCATGGAAACGCAGCATCATAGTGGCATTGCTACTGTTTCACCTGTGCTGCCTGCAAG taTGGGCATCCTGTCGCATCCTGAGGTGCAACTCTGACTTTGTAGCTGTCACCCTGGACCTTGGGGGCAGCGGAGGGGGCGGAGGAGGCAGCAGAGAGGGGGGAAATGCGGGTTACTGCAGCGCCCTCCGCTCCTACGCCATGTGTACCCGCCGCATGGCCCGTGCCTGCCGGGGAGATCTGGCCTACCATTCGGCTGTGCAGGGCATCGAGGACCTCCTCATCCAGCACAGCTGCCCCAGGACAGGCCCCACCGCTCAGCCCCGGCCCCTGCCACAGGCCCCCATCTCTGGGGACGCCTGCATCTACGAGAAGGGCTACCTCCAGCGTGAGGGCCGGACCCCTGACTATCTCCACTGTGGGGTGTTCGGGGATCCCCATGTTCGCACCTTCCGTGATGAGTTCCAGACGTGCGCTGTACAAGGGGCCTGGCCACTGATAGATAATGAGTATCTATACGTTCAGGCAACTAGCGCCCCCATGAGAGGAGGGGCATATGCCACGGCTCTCACCACG ATTACCATCATCTTTAAAAACTGGCGCCAGTGTATCGAGCAGCAGATCTACCAGGCGGAGCTGGACAATGTTCCCGCAGCCTTCGTGGACGGCTCAGTGACCAGCGGGGAGAGGCAGGGCCAGTACAGCCTGAGCGTCCACTCTGATCTGCCTGGGCACCAGGCTGAGATCCGTGCCGCCCACATCGGCACCACCTTGGTGGTGCGTCAGAGTGGGCGGTCCCTGGGACTGTCAGTACGCTCGCCACGCGCCATTGCTGAAGCATTCACCCCCGAGCAGGACctgcagctgtgtgtgtatgGCTGCCCACCTTCACAGCGCCTAGAGACGCTACCCagcccctcttcttcctcttccctctcttcctcctcttcctccagccaGCTCTCTGCTGCAGCCCATGCCCACTGTGCAGCCCTCCTCCCTGCCAGGGACATCTACTACCAGGCCTGCCTGTTTGACCTGCTGGCCACAGGGGACCTCAACTCCAGCACGGCGGCCGTAGTGGCCCTGGAAGACGCCCGGGGAATGATCTCAGACCCCAATAAGGTGCATCTGCTACTGGTGGGCAAGGCCGATAGGAGTAGCCCATGTTTGCCTCTGATCCTGGGTGTGGCTGTCCTATCAGAGCGTCTGGTGGCTCTGTGGACGGGGAAGTGTTTATGA
- the LOC139424557 gene encoding thrombospondin-3a-like: MGAWRDGPTFLALSTFLFIATCEPMDKQDMQVIDMLTLDSKTSVSAVEKVTGAMSVLSDIYIVSTFRLPPKMGGVLLGLYSKDENKKYLELAIMGKINKALVRYVREDGKIHTVNLQSANLADGRTHSIILRVGGLRRDNLHLELYVNCRLADSSQGLPPLVPLSAEKVEIRNGFKAYARLQGAVESLKMALGGSVAKAGALADCPFQGDSSVYNTVGATAEVNSILGDHTKALIGQLIIFNQILGELREDIREQVKEMSLIRNTILECQVCGFHDSRSPCSPNPCFKGVSCMETFDYPGYRCGPCPEGMMGNGTHCQDIDECSIAQPCYSPGACINTVKGFSCELCPPGLWGPPLFGVGLEYAKYHKQECVDIDECIEVANACVPHSMCTNTIGSFRCGGCKVGYLGNQTVGCVPRRSCATLSFNPCDANAHCIIERNGEVSCACNIGWAGNGNTCGTDTDIDGYPDRSLPCMDNDKHCKRDNCVYTPNSGQEDADNDGIGDQCDEDADGDGIKNVEDNCRLEPNKDQQNSDTDSFGDACDNCPNVPNIDQKDTDSNGQGDACDNDIDGDGIPNVLDNCPKVPNPMQTDRDGDGVGDACDSCPEISNPMQTDIDNDLVGDVCDTDQDTDGDGHQDSRDNCPDHPNSSQLDSDNDGLGDDCDDDDDNDWIPDIQDNCRLITNPNQKDSNSNGVGDVCENDFDNDSVWDLIDVCPESSEVTLTDFRAYQTVILDPEGDAQIDPNWVVLNQGMEIVQTMNSDPGLAVGYTAFNGVDFEGTFHINTVTDDDYAGFIFGYQDSSSFYVVMWKQTEQTYWQSTPFRAMAQPGLQLKAVKSRTGPGEYLRNALWHTGDTNEEVKLLWSDPRNVGWRDKTSYRWQLSHRPQVGYIRVKLYEGTEIVADSGVVIDTTMRGGRLGVFCFSQENIIWSNLRYRCNDTVPDDFNPYRKQVLLHIKV; this comes from the exons ATGGGTGCGTGGCGCGATGGGCCAACTTTTCTGGCTCTATCCACATTTCTATTCATTGCAACATGTGAGCCAATGGATAAGCAAGATATGCAAG TCATTGACATGCTAACGCTGGACTCCAAGACCAGTGTGTCTGCGGTGGAGAAGGTGACAGGTGCCATGAGTGTGCTCAGTGACATCTACATCGTGTCCACATTCCGCCTGCCTCCCAAGATGGGAGGGGTGCTGCTGGGCCTCTACAGCAAAGATGAGAACAAGAAGTACCTGGAGCTGGCCATCATGGGAAAGATCAATAAAG CTCTGGTGCGTTACGTGAGGGAGGATGGCAAAATTCACACAGTGAACCTCCAGAGCGCAAACCTGGCTGATGGTCGCACACACTCCATTATTCTCCGGGTTGGAGGCCTGCGCAGAGACAACCTACACCTGGAGCTCTACGTCAATTGTCGATTGGCTGACTCCAGCCAGGGCCTCCCTCCATTGGTCCCTCTCTCTGCGGAGAAGGTGGAGATTCGTAATGGCTTCAAGGCCTACGCAAGGCTACAG GGCGCTGTGGAGTCCCTCAAAATGGCGCTAGGGGGCAGTGTGGCCAAAGCAGGTGCCCTGGCAGACTGTCCATTCCAGGGGGATTCATCAGTCTATAACACAG TCGGTGCGACTGCAGAAGTGAACTCCATTCTAG GTGACCACACTAAGGCTCTGATTGGTCAGCTAATCATCTTTAACCAGATCCTAGGAGAGCTGCGAGAGGACATCAGAGAGcag gtGAAGGAGATGTCCCTGATTAGGAACACCATTCTGGAGTGCCAAGTGTGTG GCTTCCACGACTCTCGTTCCCCCTGCTCCCCCAACCCCTGTTTTAAGGGTGTCTCCTGCATGGAGACCTTTGACTACCCAGGGTATCGCTGTGGTCCCTGCCCAGAGGGCATGATGGGCAACGGAACCCACTGCCAGGACATTGACGAG TGTTCCATAGCCCAGCCCTGCTACTCTCCAGGTGCGTGTATAAACACAGTGAAGGGTTTTAGCTGTGAGCTCTGTCCCCCTGGTCTCTGGGGCCCACCCCTCTTTGGGGTCGGACTGGAGTATGCCAAGTACCAcaagcag GAGTGTGTAGACATCGATGAGTGTATTGAAGTTGCCAATGCCTGTGTGCCCCACTCCATGTGTACCAACACCATC GGCTCGTTCAGGTGTGGTGGCTGTAAGGTGGGTTACCTGGGGAACCAGACAGTGGGCTGCGTGCCCCGTAGGTCCTGTGCCACACTCAGCTTTAACCCCTGTGATGCCAATGCCCACTGCATCATAGAGAGGAACGGAGAGGTGTCCTGTGCG TGCAACATTGGCTGGGCCGGTAATGGGAACACTTgtggcacagacacagacattgaTGGATACCCAGACCGCTCTCTGCCCTGTATGGACAATGACAAGCACTGTAAACGGGACAACTGTGTTTACACACCCAACTCAGGCCAGGAGGACGCAGACAACGACGGCATCGGAGACCAGTGTGACGAGGACGCAGATGGAGACGGCATCAAGAATGTGGAG GATAACTGTCGACTAGAACCCAACAAAGATCAGCAGAACTCGGACACAGACTCTTTCGGTGACGCCTGTGACAACTGTCCCAATGTCCCTAACATTGACCAGAAGGATACGGACAGCAACGGGCAAGGAGACGCCTGTGACAATGACATAGAtggagatg GTATCCCCAACGTGCTGGACAACTGCCCCAAGGTCCCCAAccccatgcagacagacagggacggaGACGGGGTAGGAGACGCCTGCGACAGCTGCCCTGAGATCAGCAACCCCATGCAG ACAGACATTGACAATGACCTGGTGGGAGATGTGTGTGACACTGACCAGGACAC GGATGGGGACGGTCACCAGGACTCCAGGGACAACTGCCCTGACCATCCCAACAGCTCCCAGCTGGACTCGGACAACGATGGCCTTGGGGACGACTGTGACGATGACGATGACAATGACTGGATCCCAGACATTCAAGACAACTGCAGACTTATCACCAACCCCAACCAGAAAGATTCTAACA gtaACGGGGTGGGCGACGTGTGTGAGAACGACTTTGACAACGATTCAGTCTGGGATCTGATTGATGTGTGCCCTGAGAGTTCagaggtcactctgacagacttcAGAGCCTATCAGACAGTCATTCTGGATCCAGAGGGCGATGCCCAGATCGATCCCAATTGGGTGGTGCTCAATCAG GGCATGGAAATAGTTCAGACCATGAACAGTGATCCTGGTTTAGCTGTGG GCTACACAGCGTTCAATGGGGTGGACTTTGAGGGCACCTTCCACATTAACACGGTGACGGACGACGACTATGCAGGCTTCATTTTCGGCTACCAGGACTCCTCTTCCTTCTACGTGGTAATGTGGAAACAGACAGAGCAGACCTACTGGCAGTCGACACCCTTCAGGGCCATGGCCCAACCTGGCCTGCAGCTCAAA GCAGTGAAGTCCCGTACAGGGCCTGGTGAGTACCTGCGTAACGCCCTGTGGCACACAGGGGACACCAACGAGGAGGTGAAGCTGCTGTGGTCGGACCCACGGAATGTGGGCTGGAGAGACAAGACGTCTTACCGCTGGCAGCTCAGCCACAGGCCCCAGGTGGGCTACATCAG GGTGAAGTTATATGAGGGGACGGAGATTGTGGCTGACTCTGGCGTGGTGATTGACACTACCATGAGAGGCGGACGACTGGGGGTCTTCTGTTTCTCCCAAGAGAACATCATCTGGTCCAACCTGCGCTACCGCTGCAACG ACACTGTTCCAGACGACTTCAACCCATATCGCAAACAGGTCCTGCTGCACATCAAAGTGTGA